GGCGTGGACGGCCTGGAGTCGGGCCGTGCCGTCGTCCGGGGCGCTGTTGTCGTCCTCGACGATCAGCGGCTCGAATGCCTGGTCGGCCATGTCTCCGATCTCTCCGATCGCTGCGACGGTGTAATCGGTGTCCGCCGCCAGGGTCACTGTTCCCGAGAACACAGCAGTATCGGGCGAGCCTGCGGGCGTGATCTCGACGTCGTGATCGCCGGCAGACACCGAGAGATACCCACTCACGGCGCCGAAGGCGACGTTTTCGAGCACCGCGTTTCCGTCGACGTAGACGTCGACGTTGGGCGCGTTCGGCGACATGTGTGCCACGCGGAGTCGGCTCTGGGCCGGCTCCGGCGTCGGCGTCATTCCGGGCTCGGTCGTGGTCATCCCGGGTTCCGTGGTTTCCATTCCAGGTTCGGTCGTCGTGTCATCGTCGCCATTCCCGCCTCCGCTACAGCCCGCGAGGGCGATGGTCGACGCCGCTCCCATGCCAACGAGCAAGTTCCGTCGTGTCGTGAGTCGGTCCGTCATGTGCATCCGACACTGGCGTATGATAGGACATTAACAATTTTCGAGAGTTAGACTCAAATTCGTCGTGAAATCCACGAAAATGATTGGTAGAAGTCCCGTATCCCCCGTCTGACTTTCGAGGGAGATTTTAGTCTAATCCACCAAAACCCCTATACTGTCTGTTCGGATAGGACAGAGCAATGGGATCGTCCAGACTGACGGCGCCGTCTCACAGAGCGACGAACGTGGTCGCTCCCGGTCGCAGTCTACTCGACTCCGCCCCCCGACCGGTTCGCGGAGCCGCTGGTCCGGACTTCCGACCGATGGTTTATTTTAGGCTCCCCCAGAATCGAAGCGCGTATGGAGGCGGTGCTCTGGCAGACGCTCGCAGGGACGCGCGGCGGACCGAACAGGGCACGCATCATCCGCGCCCTGGACGCACGCCCCCGCAACGCGAACCGCCTCGCCGAAGACCTCGATCTCGCGTACAACACCGTTCGGCATCATCTCGATGTTCTGGAGGACAACGATATCGTCACGAGCGCCGACGAGAGTTACGGTGCCGTCTACTTACCGAGCGAGCGAGCTCGACAGCACTGGGACACAGTCGAGGATATCATCTCTCAGGTGGAACAATGACTGACCGACGACCCCGAGCCCGAGCGGTACAGGGAGGACGACCATGACGTATCTCGAGACACTACTGGACGCTGCACGTGTCGCGGCGGCACTGAACATCGTCCTCCTGACGACGTTGATCGTCATCTGGGGGCGGCTCTACCGTGAGATCCGCTCGACGTTCACCCTCGGATCGATCGTCTTCGCCGGGTTCCTGCTGGCGGAGAACGTCGTCGCACTGTGGTACTACATGAGTGCGCCGACGGCCACACCCGCGCTCCTATCGGTCCCACTGGCCGTCGAGGTCATGATGGTCCTTCAGATCCTGGAAACGTTCGGGATTGCGACCCTCCTCTACATCACCTGGCAGTGACGCGCTCCTCCCGGTTGTCTCTCGCGTCTCCTCGGACCCAGTCGTTCGGAAACACCTTTTACCCGCCCCCAAGTAGGGCCGATATATGATATCGCTTGACGAAGCCGTCACGGCCCGGCTCGAATCTCATGGCGAGCGTTTCGAGGTCCTCGTCGACCCCGACGCGGCGCTGGCGATCAAACGCGGCGAGTTCGACGGCGACCTAGAAGACGTCATCGCTGCCGAGGACGTCTTCGAGAACGCTTCGCGTGGCGATCGACCGCCCGAGAACGCCCTCGAAGAGGTCTTCGGCACGACCGACCCGATGGAGATCATCCCCGAGGTCATCAAACGCGGGGAGATTCAGATCACTGCCGAGCAGCGTCGCGAGATGCAAGAACAGAAGCGCAAGCAGTTGATCCAGCGCATCACGCGCAACGCGGTCAACCCCCAGATGGACGACGCGCCCCATCCGCCCGACCGGATCGAATCCGCTCTCGAAGAGACAGACTTCCGGGTCGATCCGATGGAGCCAGTCGAGAATCAGGTCGACGAAGCGCTCGAAGCCCTGCGACCAGTGATCCCGATTCGCTTCGACGAGGTGACTATCGCCGTCCAGTTGCCGCCGGATTACGCCGGCAGCGGGCAAGCCAAGATCAGGGAATTCGGCGATCTCAAACGCGAAGAGTGGCAAAACGACGGCTCGTGGGTCGGCGTCGTCCAGTTCCCCGCCGGGTTGCAGAACGACTTCTACGACCTCGCGAACGAGGTCTCCAGCGGCAACGCGGAGACGCGGATCATCCAGGACGAAGACGACATCAACAGACGTTGATCGAGACGCAACGACAGACGCCGATCGGCCGGCGTCGCAGAATCAGGCTTTCTTGAAGCCGAGGAAGAAGCCGCCCACGAAGCCAGCGCCGACACCGGCCGTCGAGACGAACGTCATGATCCAGTCCTGACCTTGCTCTCTGCCTTCTTTGCCCGCTTTGACGATCCCGTTCGTCAGTTTGTTCCAGTCGACCCAGATGATGTCTCGCGATTCGAGGAACTTGAACAGGACGAGCTCCAGGCCGATGATGATCGCGATCACTTTCGCGACCTTCTTTGCAGCAAATCCTATCAAAAATCCGATCGCACCGGAGCCACCGACTTCCAGGCCTAGTTGTGTGAAATTGAACTCTGCCATATGCGCCAACTCACCGTCGGGCTACATTACTCTTGTGCCCGAAAAATGACGGACGAGTCTTCCGATTCCCCGATCAGGCGGACATGTTCTGGACGCCGTCGGCCTCCAGCAGTTCCTTGTAGCGGTTGCGAATCGTCACTTCCGAGATGTCTGCGACCTCGCTGACCTCGCTCTGGGTGACGCGCTCGTTACTGAGCAGCGCCGCGGCGTAGATGGCTGCCGCAGCGATTCCCACGGGGCTCTTGCCGCTGAGCAGGCCGTCAGCGCGGGCGGCGTCGATCAGCCGGCGGGCCGTGCGTTCGACCTCGTCGGAGAGGCCGAGGTCGGAGGTGAACCGCGGGACGAAGCTCTCGGGGTCGGCGGGCGCGACTTCCAGGCCGAGTTCGCGGATGATGTAGCGATACGTCCGGGTGAGTTCCATCCGGTCGACTCGCGAGACGCGTTCCATCTCGTCGAGGCTGCGCGGGTAGTTGGCCTGTCGGGCCGCGGCGTACAGCGCGGCGGTCGCGACACCCTCGATCGACCGACCCGGGAGGAGGTCGTCTTTCAGCGCGCGACGATAGATGACGCTCGCGGTCTCGCGGACGCTCTCGGGGAGGCCGAGCGCACTCGCCATGCGGTCGATCTCGCCGAGAGCCTGCTTGAGGTTGCGCTCTTTGGAGTTCTGCGTGCGGAAGCGCTCGTTCCAGGTGCGCAGACGCTGCATCTTCTTTCGCTGGCTGGCGTTGAGACTCCGGCCGTAGGCGTCCTTGTTCTGCCAGCCGATGTTCGTCGACAGGCCCTTGTCGTGCATCATCGTCGTCGTCGGCGCCCCGACGCGGCTCTTCTTGTCTTTCTCCCGGGCGTCGAACGCGCGCCACTCGGGTCCGTGGTCGATCTCGTCTTCCTCGACGACCAGCCCACAGTCGGTACACACCGTCTCACCGCGCTCGCTATCGGTCACGAGCGCTCCGCTGCACTCGGGGCAGCGTTCGCTCTCGGCTTCGTCCGTTCGGGCGTTCAGTCGTTCCGTTTCGGCGTCTGTGGTTCGAATCGTTGTCTCGCTCATGATGGGGGAATCGAGGACGACTCGTCACTCGTCTGCCAGCGTCCTCTTACCCTATAGTTAGTGCGACAAGTATTTAAAGATTTCGCAGACATTTATATACTAAACAGGAATACCGTATATACATTGTGTTTTTCTGTGTACATAGACTTCCGTGTGAGTGGATCACACAGTAAAAAGGTGTCCATCGGTCGGGACCGAGAACAGGCCGATCCGTGCGCCGGCATCGAGCCATGCGTGGCCGTAGGAGAACGCGGCCAAGGCGTTCACCAGATCGTCCTCGTCGCGGAAGTGACGGCCGTCTTCGAGGTAGGACTCGGCCATTTCCAGGCACTCTTCCGCACCGTCCGCGAGCGGCGTATCTTCTGGCGGGGCGACGCTCGCTTCGTCCAGTGCTTCACTGAGCAGTCGTTCGTAGCGGTCGGTCTTCTCGGCGATGTCTGCCATACAGGCCCCTCGCAGCGAACCGGCCTCAAGGTTCGGACTCCGTCCCGCAAGCCGTTTGTAGGCCACTCGACTAGGAGTGGTAGTGACCGACGACGCTCCTGCAGACGCGACGATCGATACCTTCTACGACGCCCTCGAAGCGCTGGGCCAGCCCGTCGTGACGGCCTCGCGATTCGCCCAGCAGCTGGACGTGCCACAGAGCGAGGCCACCGACGCGCTCGACTCGCTTGTCGACGCCGGAACCGTCGAGCGCCAGGACGTCTCGACCGATCCCGTCGTCTACTACCCCAGCGAGTGGTCCCGGATGACCGACCGCGAGCGCGTGATCGTCTTTCCTGAACGGCGACAGCTCGTCGTCGACAAGCCCCACCAGTTCACCCGCGCACAGCTCTCGCAGTTCGCGCGGCTCGTGGACACCACGGGATCGGAGGGCTACCTTTACGAGATTACGCAGGCCGATATCTGGCAGGCCCCCTACGACGGCGTCGAAGAACTGCTGGCCACAGTGAGAGATGTCCTGCCCGAACGTCTGCCCGATCTGGAAGACTGGATCGAGAGTCAGTGGGAGCGGGCCCACCAGTTCGTCCTCCGTACGCACGAGGACGGCTACGTCGTCCTCGAAGCCGCGAGCGAGGACCTGATGGGAAACGTCGCCCGCCAGAAGCTCGACGAAGACCACCTCCGGGCGGCCATCTCGGACACCGAGAGCTGGGTCGCCGAGGAGTCGATCGCCGAGGTCAAACGAATCCTCTACGAGGCGGGCTACCCAGTCGTCGACCAGCGTGACCTCGACACGGGCGAACCCCTGCCCGTCGACCTGGATCTCGATCTCCGTCCTTACCAGCACGAGTGGGTCCAGTCGTTCCTCGAAGGCAACTCGGGCGTGCTCGTCGGGCCGCCGGGCAGCGGCAAGACCGTCGCCGCCATGGGGATCCTCTCGCGGATCGAGGGCGAGACCCTCATCCTGGTTCCGGGCCGCGAACTGGCGAGCCAGTGGCGCGACGAACTGCTCTCCCACACGACGCTCACCGACGACCAGATCGGGGAGTACCACGGCGGGACGAAGGAGATCCGCCCCGTGACCATCGCGACCTACCAGACCGCCGGGATGGACCGCCACCGGCACGTCTTCGACGACCGCAAGTGGGGCCTGATCGTCTTCGACGAGGTGCATCACGTGCCAAGCGACGTGTTCAGACGGACTGCGGATCTCCAGAGCCGTCACCGCCTCGGCCTCAGCGCGACACCCCTCCGGGAGGACGACCGCGAGGAAGAAATCTTTACACTCGTGGGCCCGCCGATCGGCACCGACTGGGACGCGCTGTTCGACGCCGGGTTCGTCGCCGAGCCCAGCGTCGAGATCCGCTACGTCCCCTGGGCCGATGAGACTGCCCGCAACGAGTACGTCAGTTCCCACGGTCACGAACGCCGCCAGCTTGCCGCCAGCAACCCCGCCAAGGTCGAGGAAGTCCGCCACCTCCTCCGCGCCCACGAGGGCGAGCAAGCCCTGGTGTTCGTCGACTACCTCGATCAGGGCCGGGAGCTTTCGGCAGCCCTCGACGTGCCGTTCGTCAGCGGCGAGACGCGCCACGCCCGTCGCTCGGAGCTGTTCGAATCGTTCCGCTCGGGGCTACGCGACACGCTGATCGTCTCGCGAGTCGGTGACGAGGGGATCGACCTTCCGAGTGCCGAAGTCGCCATCGTCGCCTCCGGTCTGGGCGGTTCGCGCCGCCAGAGTTCCCAGCGCGCCGGTCGGACGATGCGGCCGGAGGGCCAGGCCACGATGTACGTCCTCGCCACACGCGGCTCCCGAGAGGAGGACTTCGCCCGCCAGCGAATGCGTCACCTCGCTGAGAAGGGCGTCCGTGTGACCGAGTCCTCGGCCGAGAGTGTCGAGCCAGATTCGACCTGATTCGGGCCGCTCGAAGCCCCTTCTGCATGCTATCGTCCACCGTGTGAACGCGTTTCATTCGTGCAAAAGAATTAATATGTTACCCGTCACAGCACAGAGTGAAGCGATCAGGTGATCCCAATGTCCGAACTCCACATCCCGTCGCCGGCTATTGCGCCCAGCAATGGCCAGGCCGTGATCGGGGGGTCGATTTCGACCCCGGCGGTCCGCGGCGGGACTGACGGTGGATTCGGGCAGGTCTCCTGGCCCACCCGGTACAAGCCCAGTCTCGCCGCGTAACGCTCCCGACGGGGGCACGGTGCTCGCCATCGAGCGCCCGAGGGCGGCAGACTGGACGTGACCCGCGTGGGCACGCCCTTCTCTGTCGTCACTACTCCGTCGAAGCCGCTCAGCCAGCCTCGACGAGACCGTCTTTGAAGGACAGCATCGACGACGCTGTCACCGCCCGGTCTCGACGGCTCCCGCTGGCAGTCTTCGCGTGGCCCTCCAGAGACATCCCTCCCGGACAGCAGCAGCACCCGGCGCGTGGTCGCGTCCGGTCGGTTCGATTCCGGCCGCCGGCCTATGGCAGTGCAAGCCAGAACCACGACCGTGACGGCGACAGTCACCCTCTGGGTCCCTCTCGACGCGAGCGGGGATCTGACCAGCGGCGTCGAGAACGTCCTGGGCGATGTCGAGAACGTCGACGGACTCGACGTCTACGACGTGACCGAGGTCCAGCCGCGCGCGACCGACATCCAGGTCACGGCCGTCGTCGGCGTCCAGCTGGCCGTTCCCGCGGTCGAGGACCGGACTGTGCGCGAGACGCTGGCCGACGGCTTCGGCGTCATGAACGTCGGCCGCGTCGAGACCGACGCGTGATCGAGGGTATGACCGCTCCGGGTGGTCCACGCCAGCCCCGCTGGCGCGTGGGTTCGATTCCCGCACGGAGTCTCGGGGCAACCGCCCCCGCTGATAGACATGTTGCGATCACTGGCCCTCCGAGCCAACCTCCTGAAACAGGAGTACGAACGCAGTCGCATGGATCGAAACTACCGCCGCTCGCGACGCTATCGATGAGTGGCGGCCTGCGATGACGGATACTCTCCCGAGCACTCCTGAAAAGACGGTCTCTGATGGTGGGTACTGTAGGTCTGTTCCGTATCGACCGCACGAAGACGTGCGGTCAGAGCGGTAAATCGCTACAGTACCCACCATGGCATGGTCTCGACCGTCGTTTTTCGGCTGTTCTATTCGACAGTGACGACGCTTTGGAGTGTGTTAGTCGGTCGTTTCGACCGTGACCTCGTCGTCTTCGTCCTCCATCTCTTCGGTCGGTTCGTCTTCGGTATCCTCCTCGTCAGCGACCGCCGGCTCGCGTTCGAGCAGCAATCCGGCGATTCCGGCGGCGACCATCCCGACGCCTGCCGCCCGGGTGCTCGTCGCGTACCAGTTCTTGGGTTCGAGTTCCTCGACGTTCTCGAAGCCCAGTAGCCACAGCTTTGCGGTGAGTTTGAGTGCCAGCCGGGGTGCGAGAACGTAGAAGACCCCGTTGAGTACGAGCCACGCGTAGCCGAGTCTGCGACACTTGCGGAACATCATCGACACTACGAACTCCAGCGACGTGAATGCACGCCCGAACAGGGATCATTCCGGGGACCACCGCGCGTCCGACAGCGTCCGCTGGACGGCCGCCTGGCCGATGGCTCGCGCCAGCGTGTCGAAGCCGGCGCGCTCCTCGTGGTCGTCGGCGTTGGCGACCAGCCGCGAGATGATGAATTCGGGCGTCGAGCGCCCGACGGTTCCAAATCTTGGCTGGTAGTCGACTTCGAGTTCCAGGTCTGGGGTCAGTCCTTCCGCGAAAATCCCGTCGACGCGGGCCGTCTCGGGCAGTGGTTCGAGGTCGTCCGCGAGGTGGGTGACGAACACGCCCAGCGCCTCCCGGTCGACGGTGAGGGTGACCAGGCCGTGGAGGAGGTCGGCGGCGCTCCCGGGTTCGGTGATCGCCTCGAACTCGTCGACGAGCATCAGTGTATGCCCGCTCTCCGAAAGTGGTGGGACGACGTTTTTCAGTGTCGACTCCAGAACGCCGGCGTTGAAACTGGCGTGCCGTCGGTGGAAGACGATCGCGTCGACGAAGCCGATCTCGGCCTGCTCGGCCGGCACGGGCAGCCCCATCTGGGCGAGGAGCTGGATCTGAGCCAGTGTTTCGAGGAGGGTCGTCTTCCCGCCGCTGTTCGCGCCAGTCAGGACCGCAACGCGGTCGCCGCTTGGCGGAGCGTCGGCCTTCGGGAAGTCGATCGTGTGTTCGCCGATCGCGTAGGTCACTGGCTGGACTGTCTCGTCGGCGGCTTCGAGAACGACGTTCCGGGCGGCCTGGACGGCGAGGACGTCACTGTCGTCACTGAACTGCGGCCGGACGAGGTCGAATTCGAGCGCGAAGCGCGCGAGTGAGAGCAACAGCGCGATGTCGTCGACGGCCTCGACCGCGGCGTCGATGGTCTCCCGGGACGCTTCGATGGTCTCGCTGGCGTCGCTCGCCACGCTTTCGGCCCGCTCGTCGACGGCCGTCCGCAGGCCGTCTGTCAGCGAGCGCAACGTTGCACCCACGAAATCCCGGGCGTCGGTGGCCTCGTTCGGCATGGCCTCGCGGACGCGTCCGACGTCGACGCCTGTCTCGCTCACGACGTGCTCTACAACACCTTCCTCGAAGGCGTCGGGCGTCCGGATCTCCTCGCGGACAGCCTCGACGACGCCCTCGGAGCTGGCTGCCAGATCCTCGGCGGCTCCGAGTTGCTCGCGCAGGCGATCCAGTTCTTCGTCCGCGCCCGCGGCGACGCTGCCGTCAGGTTCCAGTGCCCCAAGCGCGTCGGCGGCAGCCTCCAGATCCGACGGGTCGAGTGCGGCCAGCGGTTCGAACACGCCCGAGTCGACGCCGGCCGCACCGAGTGTGCGCGCGACGTCGACGGCCGAGCGCTCGCCACCGCCGACGTCGTCGTAGCGCTCGAAGGCCTCTCGAACGGTCTCGCGGGTCGACTCGTCGAGCCCCCGCCACGTGTTCCGGGCCTCGACGACGTCGTCGAGGCGCTCGCGGATGTCGTCGCGGTCCGCCAGTGGGGTCAGGAGGCGAATCCGATCTGCAGCGTGGTCGGTCAGCGCGTACCGGCCGATGACGTCCAGCAGGTCCTTGTAGACCTCGCGGGTGTCACGCGTCGCGAGGACGTCCATCGCGGGACCACCCTCGACGCGCCGGAGGATCCGCGTCGCGCGGCCGCGACTGAGTCCGGCGTCGGTCAGCGTCCTGATATCGCCGCTCTCGATGGCCTGGATGGCAGCCTCGACGCCCAGTTCCGTCGTGAGTAGCTCCCGGGTCTTCGGCCCGATTCCCCAGTAGTCCTCCAGTCGCATAGCAGGTCGTCGGACCCGTAGCGTTTAGAGGTTTCTTCTCCCGCAGGCTCAAGACCGTCGGGTTCGAACCCGTGTACATGTCCGACGACGGAATCGACGCGTCCTGCCCGCAGTGTGGCGAGCCGATCTCGGGCCACGAGGGCCGGTGTCCGTCCTGCGGACTCGACTTCCTCGACGGCGAAGGTGGACTCTCAGAGGACGCGATCGACGCGATGCTCGCAGACGCTGGCATCGAGGGCCCAGAGGCCACCCCACACGGCGCACTTTCGACACCAAGGTGGGTCCGCTTGCTCGTCGGACTGTCTATCACCGTCCCGATGGGGCCGCTCGTGATGTTCGTCGTCGAATCCGTTTGGCCAGTCCCCCTGTTGGTGTCCGTCTTCGCGTTCCTCGTCGGTTGGCTCGTCCCCGGGTATCTGCTCTCCAGGTGGAGAGTCCCCACCGCGATCGTCGCCCTCGGTCTCCTGCTGGTCGGACTCACGTTGTCGGTGACGCCGCTCCTGATCGTGGGCGGTCGCGCGCTGCTCGGCACCGACGCCAGCGAGATCGGCACGCTCGGATCGAACGTCGTGGCCGCCCAGACAGCGTTTCTCCTGATCGGGCTGGTCGTAGTCGGGCTCGGGGCCGTGGTCTATCGTCATGCCGTCTCCCGGCGGGAGGCGTGGACCCAGCGGACCGACCAGTAACCGTTCCGACTAGTCCAGCGCGTCA
The Halapricum salinum genome window above contains:
- a CDS encoding MutS-related protein; translation: MRLEDYWGIGPKTRELLTTELGVEAAIQAIESGDIRTLTDAGLSRGRATRILRRVEGGPAMDVLATRDTREVYKDLLDVIGRYALTDHAADRIRLLTPLADRDDIRERLDDVVEARNTWRGLDESTRETVREAFERYDDVGGGERSAVDVARTLGAAGVDSGVFEPLAALDPSDLEAAADALGALEPDGSVAAGADEELDRLREQLGAAEDLAASSEGVVEAVREEIRTPDAFEEGVVEHVVSETGVDVGRVREAMPNEATDARDFVGATLRSLTDGLRTAVDERAESVASDASETIEASRETIDAAVEAVDDIALLLSLARFALEFDLVRPQFSDDSDVLAVQAARNVVLEAADETVQPVTYAIGEHTIDFPKADAPPSGDRVAVLTGANSGGKTTLLETLAQIQLLAQMGLPVPAEQAEIGFVDAIVFHRRHASFNAGVLESTLKNVVPPLSESGHTLMLVDEFEAITEPGSAADLLHGLVTLTVDREALGVFVTHLADDLEPLPETARVDGIFAEGLTPDLELEVDYQPRFGTVGRSTPEFIISRLVANADDHEERAGFDTLARAIGQAAVQRTLSDARWSPE
- a CDS encoding DUF357 domain-containing protein, which gives rise to MADIAEKTDRYERLLSEALDEASVAPPEDTPLADGAEECLEMAESYLEDGRHFRDEDDLVNALAAFSYGHAWLDAGARIGLFSVPTDGHLFTV
- a CDS encoding ArsR/SmtB family transcription factor: MEAVLWQTLAGTRGGPNRARIIRALDARPRNANRLAEDLDLAYNTVRHHLDVLEDNDIVTSADESYGAVYLPSERARQHWDTVEDIISQVEQ
- a CDS encoding ribosome assembly factor SBDS, whose translation is MISLDEAVTARLESHGERFEVLVDPDAALAIKRGEFDGDLEDVIAAEDVFENASRGDRPPENALEEVFGTTDPMEIIPEVIKRGEIQITAEQRREMQEQKRKQLIQRITRNAVNPQMDDAPHPPDRIESALEETDFRVDPMEPVENQVDEALEALRPVIPIRFDEVTIAVQLPPDYAGSGQAKIREFGDLKREEWQNDGSWVGVVQFPAGLQNDFYDLANEVSSGNAETRIIQDEDDINRR
- a CDS encoding zinc ribbon domain-containing protein, which translates into the protein MSDDGIDASCPQCGEPISGHEGRCPSCGLDFLDGEGGLSEDAIDAMLADAGIEGPEATPHGALSTPRWVRLLVGLSITVPMGPLVMFVVESVWPVPLLVSVFAFLVGWLVPGYLLSRWRVPTAIVALGLLLVGLTLSVTPLLIVGGRALLGTDASEIGTLGSNVVAAQTAFLLIGLVVVGLGAVVYRHAVSRREAWTQRTDQ
- a CDS encoding FUN14 domain-containing protein, producing MAEFNFTQLGLEVGGSGAIGFLIGFAAKKVAKVIAIIIGLELVLFKFLESRDIIWVDWNKLTNGIVKAGKEGREQGQDWIMTFVSTAGVGAGFVGGFFLGFKKA
- a CDS encoding transcription initiation factor IIB; protein product: MSETTIRTTDAETERLNARTDEAESERCPECSGALVTDSERGETVCTDCGLVVEEDEIDHGPEWRAFDAREKDKKSRVGAPTTTMMHDKGLSTNIGWQNKDAYGRSLNASQRKKMQRLRTWNERFRTQNSKERNLKQALGEIDRMASALGLPESVRETASVIYRRALKDDLLPGRSIEGVATAALYAAARQANYPRSLDEMERVSRVDRMELTRTYRYIIRELGLEVAPADPESFVPRFTSDLGLSDEVERTARRLIDAARADGLLSGKSPVGIAAAAIYAAALLSNERVTQSEVSEVADISEVTIRNRYKELLEADGVQNMSA
- a CDS encoding DEAD/DEAH box helicase family protein, with the protein product MTDDAPADATIDTFYDALEALGQPVVTASRFAQQLDVPQSEATDALDSLVDAGTVERQDVSTDPVVYYPSEWSRMTDRERVIVFPERRQLVVDKPHQFTRAQLSQFARLVDTTGSEGYLYEITQADIWQAPYDGVEELLATVRDVLPERLPDLEDWIESQWERAHQFVLRTHEDGYVVLEAASEDLMGNVARQKLDEDHLRAAISDTESWVAEESIAEVKRILYEAGYPVVDQRDLDTGEPLPVDLDLDLRPYQHEWVQSFLEGNSGVLVGPPGSGKTVAAMGILSRIEGETLILVPGRELASQWRDELLSHTTLTDDQIGEYHGGTKEIRPVTIATYQTAGMDRHRHVFDDRKWGLIVFDEVHHVPSDVFRRTADLQSRHRLGLSATPLREDDREEEIFTLVGPPIGTDWDALFDAGFVAEPSVEIRYVPWADETARNEYVSSHGHERRQLAASNPAKVEEVRHLLRAHEGEQALVFVDYLDQGRELSAALDVPFVSGETRHARRSELFESFRSGLRDTLIVSRVGDEGIDLPSAEVAIVASGLGGSRRQSSQRAGRTMRPEGQATMYVLATRGSREEDFARQRMRHLAEKGVRVTESSAESVEPDST